One window from the genome of Hyalangium ruber encodes:
- a CDS encoding fatty acid desaturase: MSSSKPAPTAYEVVMGPEPHPARTSSILKAHPEVRKLFGRTPATALLVPLILVVQFGTAYLLRDQPWWLIVLAAYTLGAVINNTCYVIIHEATHSLIFKGRMGNLLAAIGADLVHVIPSAVTFTRFHLVHHRHQGEFDLDADLPSHAEAKLVGNSTVMKALWIAFFPLMQALRMPRFSKLISFWEPWTVVNALAVFAVDAAVLYFMGPWAFLYVVLSIFFSIGLHPLGGRLIQEHFIISHPQETYSYYGPWNLTALNVGYHNEHHDFSAVPWNRLPKVKALAPEFYDSLVWHKSWSGLLLKFITDPSLSLYSRITRPGPEKRRVLTGGVGRVPDSVESLQKPPAAVDSAA, translated from the coding sequence ATGTCCAGCAGCAAGCCAGCGCCCACCGCCTACGAGGTGGTCATGGGCCCTGAGCCGCACCCGGCTCGTACATCCTCGATCCTCAAAGCCCACCCGGAGGTGCGCAAGCTCTTCGGGCGCACTCCCGCCACCGCGCTGCTCGTCCCGCTGATCCTCGTGGTGCAGTTCGGCACCGCCTACCTGCTGAGGGATCAGCCCTGGTGGCTCATCGTCCTGGCGGCCTACACGCTGGGCGCGGTGATCAACAACACCTGCTACGTCATCATCCACGAGGCCACCCACAGCCTCATCTTCAAGGGCCGGATGGGCAACCTGCTGGCCGCCATCGGCGCGGACCTGGTGCATGTCATCCCCTCGGCGGTGACGTTCACCCGCTTCCACCTGGTCCACCACCGTCACCAGGGCGAGTTCGACCTGGACGCGGACCTGCCCTCGCACGCCGAGGCGAAGCTGGTGGGCAACAGCACCGTCATGAAGGCGCTCTGGATCGCCTTCTTCCCGCTCATGCAGGCGCTGCGCATGCCCCGCTTCTCGAAGCTGATCAGCTTCTGGGAGCCGTGGACGGTGGTCAACGCGCTGGCGGTGTTCGCCGTGGACGCGGCGGTCCTCTACTTCATGGGGCCGTGGGCGTTCCTCTACGTGGTGCTGAGCATCTTCTTCTCCATCGGCCTGCACCCGCTGGGCGGACGGCTCATCCAGGAGCACTTCATCATCTCCCACCCGCAGGAGACGTACTCCTATTACGGGCCGTGGAACCTCACCGCGCTCAACGTGGGCTACCACAACGAGCACCATGACTTCTCGGCCGTGCCGTGGAACCGGCTGCCGAAGGTGAAGGCGCTGGCGCCCGAGTTCTACGACTCGCTGGTGTGGCACAAGTCGTGGTCGGGGCTGCTGCTCAAGTTCATCACCGACCCGTCGCTGAGCCTCTACAGCCGCATCACCCGCCCGGGCCCCGAGAAGCGCCGGGTGCTCACCGGCGGCGTGGGCCGCGTGCCTGACTCGGTGGAGTCGCTGCAGAAGCCGCCCGCCGCCGTCGACTCGGCGGCCTAA
- a CDS encoding DUF3037 domain-containing protein: MPARNTFDYAIVRVVPRVERGEFINAGIILFCLTQRFLSAKVELDEKRLVALAPEVDVAVVRGHLEAIPRICAGGKAAGPIGQLPVKERWHWLVAPRSTILQTSPVHSGLCEEPARALEQLMDQMVRLRPLAPLPGH; encoded by the coding sequence GTGCCCGCGCGCAACACGTTTGATTACGCCATCGTGCGTGTGGTGCCGCGCGTGGAGCGCGGGGAGTTCATCAACGCGGGCATCATCCTCTTCTGTCTCACCCAGCGCTTCCTGTCGGCGAAGGTGGAGCTGGACGAGAAGCGGCTGGTGGCGCTGGCGCCGGAGGTGGACGTGGCGGTGGTGCGCGGCCACCTGGAGGCCATTCCCCGCATCTGCGCCGGAGGCAAGGCGGCGGGCCCCATCGGCCAGTTGCCCGTGAAGGAGCGCTGGCACTGGCTGGTGGCGCCGCGCAGCACCATCCTCCAGACGTCCCCGGTGCATTCGGGGCTGTGTGAGGAGCCCGCGCGGGCGCTCGAGCAGCTCATGGACCAGATGGTCCGGCTCCGGCCTCTCGCTCCCTTGCCCGGACACTGA
- a CDS encoding HipA family kinase: protein MLRTVTATRYVTPLREGGSLPAIVEADDAGLYVLKFRGAGQGPKVLIAELIAGELARAMGLRVPELVFVQLDPVLGRAEPDGEIRDLLKASAGLNLAMDYLPGSITFDPVAGPAPEAQEASNIVCFDAYVTNVDRTPKNPNMLHWHGALWLIDHGASMYFQHSWDGYLERSKTAFAPIKDHVLLPWATALRAAEALLRERLTPEVLERAVARIPDEWLEAEAGFPSKEEHRAAYLAWLRERLAASPVFIEEAERARAQHV from the coding sequence ATGCTGAGGACGGTGACAGCGACCCGGTACGTGACGCCGCTGCGGGAGGGCGGCTCGCTGCCGGCCATTGTCGAGGCGGATGACGCGGGCCTGTACGTGCTGAAGTTCCGAGGCGCGGGGCAGGGACCCAAGGTGTTGATCGCGGAGCTCATCGCGGGCGAGCTGGCGCGGGCGATGGGGCTGCGGGTGCCGGAGCTGGTGTTCGTGCAGCTCGACCCGGTGCTGGGGCGCGCCGAGCCGGATGGGGAGATTCGCGACCTGCTCAAGGCGAGCGCGGGGCTGAACCTGGCCATGGACTACCTGCCGGGCTCCATCACGTTCGACCCGGTGGCGGGGCCGGCGCCCGAGGCCCAGGAGGCCTCGAACATCGTCTGCTTCGACGCGTACGTGACGAACGTGGACCGGACGCCGAAGAACCCGAACATGCTGCACTGGCATGGCGCGCTGTGGCTCATCGACCACGGGGCGTCGATGTACTTCCAGCACTCGTGGGACGGCTACCTGGAGCGCAGCAAGACGGCGTTCGCGCCCATCAAGGACCATGTGTTGCTGCCGTGGGCCACGGCGCTGCGCGCCGCGGAGGCCCTGCTGCGCGAGCGGTTGACGCCCGAGGTGCTGGAGCGGGCGGTGGCGCGGATTCCGGACGAGTGGCTGGAGGCGGAGGCGGGCTTCCCCAGCAAGGAGGAGCACCGGGCGGCGTACCTCGCGTGGCTGCGCGAGCGTCTGGCGGCATCCCCCGTGTTCATCGAGGAGGCGGAGCGTGCCCGCGCGCAACACGTTTGA
- a CDS encoding PAS domain-containing sensor histidine kinase: MRTPDFQQFFRLSPNPYMVVDRELRYVAANDAYLRVTASRLEDLLGRTIFELFPHDPSNPNNESARMLRASFERVLSERAPDTLALIPYRVPRHTEQGIVVEDRYWSATHTPFLDERGEVSFILQHTVDVTELQRLKQAVQEVEAGRDKPNSTVQMEAGVLLRAQRVQEANRTLDAERRHLLRLFEEAPGFMCFLRGPEHIFDLANRAYSQIIGHRDLIGKPIREALPELKGQGFYELLDEVFTTGKPFVGRGMQLYLQQHPGAPLDDVYVDFVYQPIQGVDGKVAGIFVQGHDITVQMRAQAALQESEARFRNMADHAPVMLWVTDPSGACIYLSKGWYAFTGQTEQTGLGMGWLSAVHPDDEKMAGDLFVESNARKVAFRVDYRLRRKDGEYRWAIDSAVPRFGASGEFLGYIGSVIDITDRKVAEEEARRLNQELEQRVQQRTAELVESNKELESFSYSVSHDLRAPLRHIIGFAELLEKRSGSSLDATSQRYMKTITEAARQGGKLVDDLLAFSRMGRAELKKGRVSLSELVVEVRRELGPEAEGRKIDWRVGALPEVQADPALLRLALKNLLSNALKYTRPRPEVVIEIGAREEAGEAHVWVRDNGVGFEMQYVNKLFGVFQRLHTAEEFEGTGIGLANVRRIISRHGGRTWAEGQLGQGATFHFTLPITAKTPPPVRGDVLRA; this comes from the coding sequence ATGCGCACGCCTGACTTCCAGCAGTTCTTCCGCCTCTCACCCAACCCGTACATGGTGGTGGACCGCGAGCTGAGGTACGTCGCGGCCAACGACGCCTACCTGCGGGTCACCGCGAGCCGGTTGGAGGATCTCCTCGGCCGCACCATCTTCGAGCTCTTCCCGCACGATCCGAGCAATCCCAACAACGAGAGCGCGCGCATGCTGCGGGCCTCGTTCGAGCGGGTCCTGTCCGAGCGCGCGCCCGACACCCTCGCGCTCATCCCCTACCGGGTGCCGCGCCACACGGAGCAAGGCATCGTCGTCGAGGATCGCTACTGGAGCGCCACGCACACGCCCTTCCTCGATGAGCGCGGGGAGGTGTCCTTCATCCTCCAGCACACCGTGGACGTGACGGAGCTGCAGCGGCTCAAGCAGGCCGTCCAGGAAGTGGAGGCCGGGCGGGACAAGCCGAACTCCACCGTGCAGATGGAGGCTGGCGTGCTGCTGCGCGCCCAGCGTGTCCAGGAGGCCAACCGGACGCTCGATGCCGAGCGCCGCCACCTGCTGCGGCTGTTCGAGGAGGCTCCCGGCTTCATGTGCTTCCTGCGGGGGCCTGAGCACATCTTCGACCTGGCCAACCGCGCGTACTCGCAGATCATCGGCCACCGGGATCTCATCGGAAAGCCCATCCGAGAGGCCCTGCCCGAGCTGAAGGGGCAGGGCTTCTACGAGCTGCTCGACGAGGTCTTCACCACGGGTAAGCCCTTCGTCGGCCGGGGCATGCAGCTCTACCTGCAGCAGCACCCGGGCGCGCCCCTGGACGATGTCTACGTGGACTTCGTCTACCAGCCCATTCAGGGGGTGGATGGCAAGGTGGCCGGCATCTTCGTCCAAGGACACGACATCACCGTGCAGATGCGGGCCCAGGCGGCGCTCCAGGAGAGCGAGGCGCGCTTCCGCAACATGGCCGACCATGCGCCCGTCATGTTGTGGGTGACGGACCCCTCCGGGGCCTGCATCTACCTGTCCAAGGGCTGGTACGCCTTCACCGGGCAGACGGAGCAGACAGGGCTGGGCATGGGGTGGCTGTCGGCGGTCCACCCGGACGATGAGAAGATGGCGGGAGACCTCTTCGTGGAGTCCAACGCCCGGAAGGTCGCCTTCCGCGTGGACTACCGGCTGCGGCGCAAGGACGGCGAGTACCGCTGGGCCATCGACTCGGCTGTTCCCCGCTTCGGTGCCTCGGGCGAGTTCCTCGGCTACATCGGCAGCGTCATCGACATCACCGATCGGAAGGTGGCCGAGGAGGAGGCCCGTCGCCTCAACCAGGAGCTCGAGCAGCGGGTGCAGCAGCGCACCGCGGAGCTGGTGGAGTCCAACAAGGAGCTGGAGTCCTTCAGCTACTCGGTGAGCCACGACCTGCGCGCGCCCCTGCGCCACATCATCGGCTTCGCCGAGCTGCTCGAGAAGCGCTCGGGCAGCTCCCTGGATGCCACCAGCCAGCGGTACATGAAGACCATCACCGAGGCGGCCCGGCAGGGCGGCAAGCTGGTGGATGATCTGCTGGCCTTCAGCCGCATGGGACGGGCGGAGCTGAAGAAGGGCCGGGTGTCGCTGAGCGAGCTGGTGGTGGAGGTGCGCCGGGAGCTGGGGCCCGAAGCCGAGGGGCGGAAGATCGACTGGCGGGTAGGGGCGCTGCCCGAGGTGCAGGCGGATCCGGCGCTGCTGCGCCTGGCGCTCAAGAACCTGCTGTCCAACGCCCTGAAGTACACCCGGCCCCGGCCCGAGGTCGTCATCGAAATCGGGGCCCGCGAAGAGGCGGGGGAAGCCCACGTGTGGGTGAGGGACAACGGGGTGGGCTTCGAGATGCAGTACGTGAACAAGCTGTTCGGCGTCTTCCAGCGCCTGCACACCGCCGAGGAGTTCGAGGGCACGGGCATCGGGCTGGCCAACGTGCGCCGCATCATCTCTCGCCACGGCGGGCGCACCTGGGCCGAAGGACAACTGGGGCAGGGCGCCACCTTTCACTTCACCCTGCCCATCACCGCGAAGACGCCTCCCCCGGTGCGAGGAGACGTCCTCCGGGCTTAG
- a CDS encoding sensor histidine kinase: MTKSAAAERRSIPPEPDSPLAILLLEDSPLDAELISARLEEGGLSFKLTRVDSHVGLNEALSGCRFDLILSDYNLPGFDGVAALSAAHLACPEVPFIFVSGALGEEKAIELLKRGATDYVLKDRLERLVPSVERALREAREKSDRRRAEEQLRERERTLSTLMGNLPGMVFRCNPNLPWLFEFASEGSLALTGWRPEDFYAGGEVTWASIMFPEDVKRLEPELKVALAERRPYSATFRIRTRQGEQRWVWVRSSAQYQPDGTIAFVEGFATDITQQKQAEEEVRQRTEFEQQLLGIVSHDLRNPLNAIMLGAATLLRREGLDDKSTNSVRRILGSAERATRMIRDLLDFTQVRLGGGIPVERKPLDLHAHAAQVLEELEHTHPDRKLELSQQGDTHGEWDPDRIAQVITNLVGNALKYSAPNTVVGVKTRDEGDTVVLEVHNWGEPIAVELMGNLFKPLSRGAAKVDMQTRSIGLGLYIVASIVRGHGGAISVSSTVEGGTLFSVRLPRSAPAGRSP; the protein is encoded by the coding sequence ATGACGAAGTCGGCCGCCGCGGAGCGTCGGTCCATCCCCCCCGAGCCCGACAGCCCGCTGGCCATCCTCCTGCTGGAGGACAGCCCCCTGGATGCCGAGCTCATCTCGGCCCGGCTCGAAGAGGGTGGACTCTCCTTCAAGCTCACCCGCGTGGACAGCCATGTCGGCCTCAACGAGGCCCTCAGCGGGTGCCGCTTCGATTTGATCCTCTCCGACTACAACCTCCCCGGCTTCGATGGCGTGGCCGCCCTCTCCGCGGCGCACCTCGCCTGTCCCGAGGTGCCCTTCATCTTCGTGTCGGGCGCCCTCGGCGAGGAGAAGGCCATCGAGCTGCTCAAGCGCGGGGCCACCGACTACGTGCTCAAGGACCGGCTGGAGCGGCTGGTGCCCAGCGTCGAGCGGGCGCTGCGAGAGGCCCGGGAGAAGAGTGACCGCCGCCGGGCCGAGGAGCAGCTCCGGGAGCGTGAGCGCACCCTGTCCACCCTGATGGGCAACCTGCCCGGCATGGTCTTCCGCTGCAACCCGAACTTGCCCTGGCTCTTCGAGTTCGCCAGTGAGGGGAGCCTGGCCCTGACGGGCTGGAGACCCGAGGACTTCTACGCCGGGGGCGAGGTCACCTGGGCCTCCATCATGTTCCCGGAGGATGTGAAGCGGCTCGAGCCGGAGCTGAAGGTGGCGCTGGCGGAGCGGCGCCCGTACAGCGCGACGTTCCGGATTCGCACCCGGCAGGGCGAGCAGCGCTGGGTGTGGGTCCGCTCCAGCGCCCAGTACCAGCCCGACGGGACCATCGCGTTCGTCGAGGGCTTCGCCACCGACATCACCCAGCAGAAGCAGGCCGAGGAGGAGGTCCGGCAGCGCACCGAGTTCGAGCAGCAGCTGCTGGGCATCGTCTCGCATGACCTGCGCAACCCCCTCAACGCCATCATGCTGGGGGCCGCCACGCTGCTGCGGCGCGAGGGGTTGGACGACAAGAGCACCAACTCGGTGCGGCGCATCCTCGGCAGCGCCGAGCGCGCCACCCGCATGATTCGGGACCTGCTGGACTTCACCCAGGTGCGGCTCGGCGGCGGCATCCCCGTGGAGCGCAAGCCGCTGGACCTGCATGCGCACGCGGCCCAGGTGCTGGAGGAGCTCGAGCACACCCACCCGGACCGCAAGCTGGAGCTCTCGCAGCAGGGCGACACGCATGGGGAGTGGGATCCGGACCGCATCGCCCAGGTCATCACCAACCTGGTGGGCAATGCGCTCAAGTACTCCGCTCCCAACACCGTGGTGGGGGTGAAGACGCGCGACGAGGGGGACACGGTGGTGCTCGAGGTCCACAACTGGGGCGAGCCCATCGCCGTCGAGCTGATGGGGAACCTGTTCAAGCCGCTGAGCCGTGGCGCGGCCAAGGTGGACATGCAGACCCGCAGCATCGGCCTGGGGCTCTACATCGTGGCCAGCATCGTGCGCGGGCACGGCGGCGCCATCTCGGTGAGCTCCACGGTCGAGGGAGGCACCCTGTTCTCCGTGCGGCTTCCCAGAAGTGCCCCCGCGGGGAGGAGCCCGTAG